The region CGCGTCTGCGGCGACTGGCTGGCCGGCATGCCCCTGCCGCCCGGCGAGCTGGCGTTTGCCCACGATGGCGGCGGCGAGGCCCTGCTGCGCCATGCCGGCCACCGCGACGAATATGTGCGCGTGCTGGGCAGCCTGCCGCGCTTCAACGCGGACGCCAACACGGCCACCATGGACGCGCGGGTACTGGACTGGCCCGTGCCGAACGCCGACACCAGCCTGTATCCGCTGCTGCGCCAGCATGCCGAGCAGCTATTGGCGCAGCGCTGCAGTGTGGACGAGACAGGGACCGGGACCGGGACCGGCATCGAGGCGCAGGTACAACTAGCCATCGCGGCCGGCCTGCGCCAGGGCGCGGTGCGCCTGGCCGGCGTGGCCGGCGAGCTGGCGATGACGCCGCGCACCCTGCAAAGAAAACTCGGCGACGCCGGCACCAGTTTCCAGGCCCAGCTGGACCAGGTGCGCTACCGCCAGGCCTGCGATTATTTGCGCCAGCCCGAGCTGTCGCTGGTCGATATCGCCTTTTTGCTGGGCTACCAGGAGCAAAGCGCCTTCAACCACGCGTTTCGCGCCTGGGCCGGCACCAATCCGGGCGCCTGGCGCTTGCAGGCGCGGCTTGATGCGCGTGAATGATCTGCGATCCTGTTTCTGGCTATACTGGCAGCGGCAAGTTAATTTGTATCCTCCCACCTGCACCGCAAAGGATGAATAATGCAACTCAAGAACAAAGTCGCACTGATTACCGGCGCCGCCAGCGGCATCGGCAAGGAAATGGCCATCGAATACGCGAAACAGGGCGCGAAGGTCGTGATCGCCGACCTGGCGCTCGATGCCGCCAGCAAGACGGCCGATGAAATCACGCAGGCCGGCGGCGAGGCGTTCGCCGTCGCCATGGACGTGTCGAGCGAAGAACAGGTCGACAAGGGCGTGGCCGACGCCGTGGCCCATTTCGGCGGCATCGACATCCTGATCAGCAACGCCGGCATCCAGATCATCAGCCCGGTGGTCGAC is a window of Janthinobacterium sp. J1-1 DNA encoding:
- a CDS encoding AraC family transcriptional regulator; its protein translation is MPGTDTVAAAYVQPLLEAAGAHGIDGATLASAAGLPENGLSPLPATLPAATYVRLLDAGAMLAGDAHFGLHVGERVRMGTYSAYGLVLLSCASVGQALEQTARYEVLAHDLGRSSLRRDGDRFQYRWISHYPDASRHLVDSVFAGIRVCGDWLAGMPLPPGELAFAHDGGGEALLRHAGHRDEYVRVLGSLPRFNADANTATMDARVLDWPVPNADTSLYPLLRQHAEQLLAQRCSVDETGTGTGTGIEAQVQLAIAAGLRQGAVRLAGVAGELAMTPRTLQRKLGDAGTSFQAQLDQVRYRQACDYLRQPELSLVDIAFLLGYQEQSAFNHAFRAWAGTNPGAWRLQARLDARE